CGAGTACGACAACCTGGACCGACCGGCCAAGGTCTCCGACTCGGCCCCGTCGACCACCACTTACACCTACGACACCGCCAAGGACCCGCGCGGCCTGGAAACCTCCCGTACCGACTCGGTCGCCGGCACCTTCGCCGCCGCCTACGACGCGGACGGCGATCTGACCACCGAGCAGCTCCCCGGCGGCTACACCCTGGCCACCAGCCAGGACGAGACCGGCACGGAGACCTCCCGTGTCTACACCCGAGACAGCGACGGCCAAGTCGTCGCCTCCGACACCGCCGACCACTCCATCCACGACCAGACCGTCGCTGACACCAACGCCGCAGGTGAGGCCTATGTCCGCGGCTACAGGTACGACAAGCTCGGCCGCCTCACCCAGACCGACGACACCGCTCCCGACGGCACCTGCACCCGCAGGAGCTACACCTTCGACAACAACACCAACCGCACGGCCCTGGCCACGGCCACCAGTGCCGCCGACGCGGCCTGCACCTCCACCGGCGCGACCAGCACAAGCAACACTTACGACAGCGCCGACCGCCTGATAGCCACCGGCACCACCTACGACGCCTTCGGCCGCACCATCACCCAGACGTCCGGCGCCACCATCGGCTACTACGCCAACGACCTCGTCCAGCAACAGACCTTCGGCACCAACCGGCAGACCTGGAACCTGGACGCGGCCGGCCGCCTCGCCACCTGGACCACCGAAACCAACAGCGCCGGCACCTGGACCCAGACCGGCGCCAAGACCAACCACTACGGCAACGACACCGACAGCCCCGACTGGACCGCCGAGAACACCGGCGGCATCCGCAGCCGCAATGTGCAGGGCAGTGGCGGTGACCTGGACGCGGTCACCAGCGCCACGGGCGACACCGTCCTGCAGCTGTCGGATATCCACGGGGACACGGTTGTCCAGCTGCCGCTGGATACGACAAAGGCCCCGACCGCCACCTCGTACGACGAGTACGGCAATCCCGAATCCGCGTCCGCCACCCGCTACGGCTGGCTCGGCAGCAAACAACGCTCCAGCGAAACGGTCACCGGGGCCACCCTCATGGGAGTGCGCCTCTACGACCCGACCGCCGGTCGCTTCCTCTCCACCGACCCGGTCCTCGGCGGCAACGCCAACGCGTACGAATACTGCAACGGCGACCCGGTCGACCGATTCGACCTCGATGGAAGATGGTGGCATTTCCGTAGACTGGTCCGCAGGGCGGGCCGGTTCGTCGCCCACCATCAGACACTGGTCTCCTACGCCCTCGCGGGAGCGTGCTCCTTCGCAACCGAAGACTGGGGAGCTCCCGCCTGCGCGGCAGGTGCGGGAGCCGTGACGGGATGGATCTCCTATCGCTACGGTCACAAGCGCCGGAGCCGTCATATCGGTGGATACTGGGCCAGCAGCTGGCGCGGAGCCCGCGACGGGCTGTACGGCTACGGCGCCGGCCGCACAGCTCACTACACCCGCCGCGCGAGAACCGTATGGCGATCCGCGAGGCATTGGTGGCGAGGCCGCTACACGCATGTCTGGCCCCACTACTAACCGAAGGGAAGGCTTCGCATGTTCCGTGACCCCCGTGTCCACACCCGCAAGTGGGCTGCACGCCACCCTCTGGGTATGGGACTGGTCGTCGGGGCGATCTTCTACCTGGTGGAAGTCATCGCGACCGGAGACCTCCTGGGAACGCTCCCCTTCGCAGCGGTGATCGGGGCCATTTTCTGGGTCACCTCTCTCGGTGAGCGGCGCCGCAGGAAGAAGCACCACCTGCCGCGCTGACCGGGCACCACGCGATACGGGTGTGAAATCCGCACCCGTATCGCGCGTGCCCCCCCTCGTCCGGGCACCGCTCGCGATGCCCCGCGCCCCATTCACCCTTGCACCGGGGCAGGGGAACCCGAGCGTCACGCGGCCACGCGTCCCCCTGCCCGGTCACCGCAATCCCCACGGAAATCTCGTGCGTAAATTCGTCGCACCTATTCTTCTCCTGCCCGTCTTCCTGTTCTCCGCCTGACCAGCGGAAAGACCGCCGACGCCTGACCGAGCGGCTTGCGGACGATGCCCGAGCCTCCGCCTGTCGGTGTTGCCCGTGGTGAGCTCGGTGAACTGCTTGTCGAGGCGCCACATGCGATGACTGGTTACCGCCGGGCGAACCGCACTGGGCCACGCAGCATGGGCAGTGCGACACCCGCGAGGTCGTTCTCCAGCGCGACGGGCAGGACGTCGTCAGGGACGACAAGTGCCGGGCTGTGGAGGGCATCTGGTACAGCGAGTACGACGGCAGGACCTTCACCGTCGCCGGCCAGCTCGACATCGACCACGTTGTCCCGCTGGCCGCGGCCTGCCGGGCCGGCGCCGACCGGATCTGCCCCATGCCCGCAGGCACAGTCACCCAGCGCGCATTCCGTGAGGTGACGACGGATGGCGAGTTCCCGGGCGAGGCGGATCTTTCTGCCCCGGGTCCCACTGCACACCCTGCGCCCGGACGCGCCCGAGGAGCTGGAGCGGCTCGTCACCCAGCTCCTGGCCAAGGACCCGGCTCAGCGGCCGGCCTCTGCCGGGAAAGTCCGGGACGTCCTCAACGAGATCAACGACCGGCATTTCGGACCGCACCGCCCAGCCGTGGCCGGGACCTTACGCACGACATCGACGTCACCCCGGCGGAAGCCACCGACGGATCGGTCAATCCCCTGCGGATCACCACGCACAAGCCCTGTCCCGCCTGCGCCGCCAGGACAGACGAGAAGGCGGCACGGTCCTGCACGACCGGCGAGGGGGAAGGCCGGCTCATCCAGCAGCGCACCTACAGGTCGGCATCCCCGCAGGCATCCGGGACGGCCAGAAGGTCCGGCTCCGCGAGCTCGGCAGTCCTGGCAAGTACGGCGGTGCGCCCGGGGATATGTACGTGGCCGTGCGCGTCCAGGACTGAACTGCCGCCCGGTATTCAGCCAGGCCCGATGGCTTTGTGCCATTCGTCAGCGATCCGCCTCCAACATCACTGTGGCCCGGCTACACAGAAGGCTGCGGGTAGCGCCCTGCTTACCCTGCGTGGTGAGGCCGGTTGTGGGGGAGGTCTGAGGGTTGCTGACCATCAACGTGGCAGTGCTGCTCGCTGTCATCGTCGTCATCCGGTTGCGTCGGCGTACGCATGCCCGGAGCCGGCTCGACGAGAAGTTCACCGTCGTCATCGTCCTGGCGCTCGGGGTTCTCATCGCCCCGACACCGCTGGGCCACGGAATCATGGACTTCCTCGGCCAACTTGCGAGCGGCGTCACTCAGGCGGGCCGATGAGTCCCCGCGCACGCAAAGGCCGCCCGGCAGTTGGCAGGCGCCGCCCACTGGTGCGGCAGCGGACCCGCAGGCCCAGCAAGCGGCGGACGGATGACCGGCTGATCGGATTCCTCGTAGCCATAGTCCTGGCCGTCGCCCTGGCCGTGGCCGTCGTCCACTGGCTGCTGGTCCACTGGTGGGTTTTGATCGTCCTCGGTGCGCTCGCGGTACTGGCCGGCGGTGGCTGGCTCTACCAGAAGCAACAGCAGGCACGGTGGGAAGCGGTCCGCGCGCAGGGACTGCGCTACGAGCTTCCCCAACTGGACGCCCTACACCATTCCCAGTTCGAGGACGCGGTGCGGGACCTGATGCACCGCGACGGCTGCCAGAACGCGGTCCGCGTCGGGGGCGGCGGAGACCTGGGCGCCGATGTGAAGGCCACCGACCCTTATGGGCGGCGCTGGGTGATCCAGTGCAAACACAGGCGCAACGGCCTGGCCGGGTCCGCCGTCGGGACACCCGACCTCCAGGTACTCAACGGCACAGCCCGCCAGGTCCACGGAGCCGACATCGCGGTGATCGTGACGAACGGCCGGGTGACCGCACCGGCCGTGGCCTTCGCGAAACAGCAACGCCTCCACGTGATCGACCGCCACACCCTCGGAGCGTGGGCGTCCGGCTCACGCCCTCTGTGGGAGCTGCTGCGGGCCGTCCCGCCGCCCCGCAAGCCGACCGCTCTCTCCTGAAACTGCCCTTTGACGAAGCGGGCGCGGCAGTACGTCAGGTCGCGGTGCTTGGAGGTTGATGCTGCTGCTGGACGTTTTCGACGTGGTGTCCGAGGAGGAGGGCATTGATCCGGGTTGCGACCGGCTCTGCTTGCCTTGGTCGAGCCCGACGAGCGCGGTGACCCGATGGCGCCACTGTGGTGGACGACGAAGTCGACCCGAAAGTTGGCAGCGGCTCTGACCCGGCAGGGCCATCGCGTCTCTGCCGACACGGTCGCCAGCCTGCTGCGGGAGGAAGGCTTTAGTCTGCAGGCCAACGCCAAGGCCATCGAAGGTGCTCAAGGTATCGGGGCGGGGATGCACCGCTGCAAACCGTGCCGCCCCAGCCCTGCCACCTGGGGCACGTTGGGCTGTACGCCGGTCAGGAGCACCCGACTGCAGTGGTCATGCGGGCGTATGCCTCATCGAGTAGCTGGGGTGCTTCGGGAGGATGATCGGGCTCTGTGGTCATGCGGTGGATGGTGAGGCTGTGTTCGGTGCGGGTGAGGTCTGCCCGGGCGATCAGCTGGTCATGGGCGAGGAGGGGGCAGACGTAGTAGCCGTGGGCGCGGTGGTGGGCGGGTTTGTATGCCTCCAGGGTGTGAGTGAAACCGAAGAGCCGCTGGGTACGGGGTCTGTACCAGATCAGGTTGTCGAACGGTCCCAGGAAGACGGCCGGGCCATCCGCTCTGCCGGGGTCTGTCAGGACGTCGGGATGTGCCCAGGTTGCCTTGGTCCAGCCAGAGACGGTGACAGGGAGCAAGGGGCTATGTGGGAGGAGCCGCGTGGCGGCGCGGGTGGGGATGCGGAGGTAGTCGGCGAGGTCGCTGGTGGTGGCGATGCCGAGGGCGCGGCCGGCGTAGGTGAGCAGGGCGGTGAGGCATTCGTCGTCGGTCTGCGCCTCTGTGTGCAGGTGTGGGGGGAGGTGGCGTTCGGGGAGGTCGAGCAGACGTTCCCAGCGTGGAGTGCGGCGCACGCAGATGAGGTCGCCGGCCCACAACATGAACTCGGCGGCTCGTTTGGCCGGTCCCCAGGCCCAGCCGTTGCTCGCCCGGTCGCCGGGCTGTCGTAGCTCGCGCTGGGTGAGGGGGCCGTGTTCGCGGATCAGGTTGAGGATGCGGTCGCGTTCGGCGGGCTCGGGGTAATCGGGGCGGCGGCGGGCGGCGCGGCGGCGGAAGGCCCATAGGGGCCAGTCGTTGAGCGGTACCAGGGCGAGGGCATGGGCGGGGTACTCGAAGGCCACTGGTGGGGGAGCGATGCGCAGGTCAGCGTCGACTGCAGCTGTGGTGGTGTGGGGGAGACGGCTGGTGAAGGTGAGCTGGTGCGCCCGGGCCAGGACGTTGATGGAGTCGAGCTGGACGATGTGGAGCCGGTCGAGTACTCCCTCGACGGTTGGCTGGGGAAGGGCGGGGTGGATGCCGCTGGCGGCGATGGCCAGGCGCCGGGCCTCTGCGCGGGACAGATCGATGGCGGCCGGTGGGTGTGGGGTCATGTGCCCGCCTGAGCGGCAGGTGCCGGGGTGTCGGTGGCCGGAGGCGTCGTGGTGGCTGCGGGTTTGAGGGTTGGCAGGAGTGCGGCGGTCAGCAGGCCGAAGGCAGCGCAGCCGGTGAGGACGGTGAGGGCGGTGGTGAAGTGCTGTTGGGCGGTGAGGGCGCCGATGACGGCGGCGGTAATGCCGTTGGATACGTCGGTGCTGGCGGCGACCCAGGTGTTGGCCTCGGTGCGGACGTCGTCAGTGGCGTGGGCGTCGACCAGGAGGAAGGCGCTGATGAACAGTGGGGTGACGAAGAGTCCGGACAGGAGCAGGAGGGCGCCCAGGGCCCAGGGGGGCCGGGCGAGCAGGAGGAAGCAGGCAGGGAGGGCGAAACCTACGGTCAGCAGCCGGTAGAGGGTCCACAGCGGAAGGCGGCTGGTGGGAAGGACGGCGTAGAGGAGGCCGCCGATGACGCCGCCGGCGGATGTCGCGGCGAGCAGGGGGCCGATGAGGGCGGTGGTGTGCTCGTGCTGGCTGTAGGCGGGCACGTAGATGCCCATTCCGCCGAAGAGGCAGCCCATGACGAGCAGCGGAAGCATGATCATGACGATGCGGGGCTGGGCGAGTGGCCCCAGCCACCGGTGCGTGCTCCGTGCCGCGCTGGTTCGCACCGGTGCGGCGGGGGCCTTGGTGGGGGTAAGTCCGTAGGCGCGGGCGGCGGTCAGGTAGAGGGCGATCACCACCAGGAACATGGCGGCCGCGCTCTCGTAGGCGGTGACGGGGCCGAGGAAGGCGATCAGGGCGCCGGCGGTGAGCGGGGCGGCGACGAAGCCGGCTTCTTCGAGGATGCTGTCGGCCGAGTGCACGGCTTTCAGGTCCTGCGGGCTGGTGACCAGGCGGCGCCATGAGGAACGCAGCGCCGCGTTCAGCGGCGGGCTGCTCATGTTCGCTGTGAGGGCGAGCAGGAGGGTGGTCCACCAGGGCCAGCGGGCGGCGACGCTGATGGCTGCTGTCGCGGTCAGGGCCATGGCGCTGGCGCCCATGACCGGGAGTGCGTGCCGGTGCCCCGCACGGTCCAGGAGGCGGCCGCGCAGCGGAACGAGGAGGGCCAGGACGAGGGTGGTGCTGCCGCCGACGAGGGCGGCGCGGCCGTAGCCGTAGCGGTCGGCCAGCGCGAGCAGCAGAGCGATAGGCAGGACCGCGGCCGTGGTACGGGCGGCGAAGGCGAGGGCGAGGAGCGGTCCGACCGGCCGGCGTCCGAGCACAGCGAGGATCTTGGGCATCAGGCTTCCGTCCCCGTAGCTGTGTTCGTACCGGTCTGGGCTTCTGGCCCGGGGCCGGTTTCCGGTTCGGTGGTGTGGGTGGCGGTGGCGCGCAGGGTGTCGGCGTGGAGCAGGACCAGGCGGGCGACGGCCTGGCCGCGGTGCAGGGTGATGGGGCGTGTGGGCCGTACGGCGATGCTCATGCCGCCTCGTGCGGTCATGGCGTTGACGGTTTTTGCGGAGATCACGCCCAGCGGTACTTCAAGGCCGTCCAGCGGCAGCGGCATGACCATGAGGAAGGTGTGTTCCGGCACGTGGGCTGACCAGCCCAGTCTCCATTCCACAGTGCCTTGGCCGTTGGGGACGAACATGCCTTCCCAGCCGCCTCCTTGGCCGCGGTAGTCGCCCAGGTGCAGCCAGTCGGTGTCCTTGGTCGCCAGCCAATCCTCGCCGCGCTGCCACAGCCCCGCCCGGCTGAGCCGGTGGCCGACTTTCTGGATGTTCTCCTGGGAGGGAACGGCGACCCCCAGGTCCTGAAGCGGGCTCATCGTCACCGCGATGGGGGAGTGGATGCTCCACCCCAGCTCCTGGCCCAGAACCCATGGCGGGCAGTCGGCGGGCAGGCGGGGGATGCGCAGGTAGCGAAAGGACTGTGTGTAGGCGTCGCGTTCCGCGCGCGCCCCGGCCCGGTCGACCCGGGGTTTGTCCGGCACCAGGGCCCACGGCTGGA
This genomic interval from Streptomyces sp. NBC_00464 contains the following:
- a CDS encoding DnaJ C-terminal domain-containing protein, with the protein product MRDGQKVRLRELGSPGKYGGAPGDMYVAVRVQD
- a CDS encoding MFS transporter, with amino-acid sequence MPKILAVLGRRPVGPLLALAFAARTTAAVLPIALLLALADRYGYGRAALVGGSTTLVLALLVPLRGRLLDRAGHRHALPVMGASAMALTATAAISVAARWPWWTTLLLALTANMSSPPLNAALRSSWRRLVTSPQDLKAVHSADSILEEAGFVAAPLTAGALIAFLGPVTAYESAAAMFLVVIALYLTAARAYGLTPTKAPAAPVRTSAARSTHRWLGPLAQPRIVMIMLPLLVMGCLFGGMGIYVPAYSQHEHTTALIGPLLAATSAGGVIGGLLYAVLPTSRLPLWTLYRLLTVGFALPACFLLLARPPWALGALLLLSGLFVTPLFISAFLLVDAHATDDVRTEANTWVAASTDVSNGITAAVIGALTAQQHFTTALTVLTGCAAFGLLTAALLPTLKPAATTTPPATDTPAPAAQAGT
- a CDS encoding restriction endonuclease, with protein sequence MSPRARKGRPAVGRRRPLVRQRTRRPSKRRTDDRLIGFLVAIVLAVALAVAVVHWLLVHWWVLIVLGALAVLAGGGWLYQKQQQARWEAVRAQGLRYELPQLDALHHSQFEDAVRDLMHRDGCQNAVRVGGGGDLGADVKATDPYGRRWVIQCKHRRNGLAGSAVGTPDLQVLNGTARQVHGADIAVIVTNGRVTAPAVAFAKQQRLHVIDRHTLGAWASGSRPLWELLRAVPPPRKPTALS
- a CDS encoding winged helix-turn-helix domain-containing protein; its protein translation is MTPHPPAAIDLSRAEARRLAIAASGIHPALPQPTVEGVLDRLHIVQLDSINVLARAHQLTFTSRLPHTTTAAVDADLRIAPPPVAFEYPAHALALVPLNDWPLWAFRRRAARRRPDYPEPAERDRILNLIREHGPLTQRELRQPGDRASNGWAWGPAKRAAEFMLWAGDLICVRRTPRWERLLDLPERHLPPHLHTEAQTDDECLTALLTYAGRALGIATTSDLADYLRIPTRAATRLLPHSPLLPVTVSGWTKATWAHPDVLTDPGRADGPAVFLGPFDNLIWYRPRTQRLFGFTHTLEAYKPAHHRAHGYYVCPLLAHDQLIARADLTRTEHSLTIHRMTTEPDHPPEAPQLLDEAYARMTTAVGCS